One window of Fodinicurvata sediminis DSM 21159 genomic DNA carries:
- a CDS encoding isoprenylcysteine carboxyl methyltransferase family protein: protein MMTFATVVLAAVTLQRLAELALANRNTACLLARGGIEKSPGHYPAIVILHAAWLSALWIMAASAPVNLVWLAVFGVLQGLRVWVISTLGERWTTRIIVVPGEARVRRGPYRFVNHPNYLIVIAEVIALPMALGHPLIAIAFTVLNAAVLWVRIRAETLALAEAEMHR from the coding sequence ATGATGACTTTCGCCACAGTCGTTCTGGCTGCTGTCACACTACAGCGCCTCGCTGAACTTGCACTTGCTAACCGTAATACAGCCTGCCTGCTCGCACGTGGTGGCATCGAGAAGTCGCCCGGTCATTACCCGGCAATCGTTATCCTGCATGCGGCATGGCTGTCGGCGTTGTGGATCATGGCTGCCAGTGCGCCCGTCAATCTGGTATGGCTGGCTGTGTTTGGTGTGCTGCAAGGGTTGCGGGTGTGGGTCATCTCGACACTTGGAGAACGCTGGACAACTCGGATTATCGTTGTGCCGGGCGAGGCGCGGGTGCGTCGCGGCCCCTATCGCTTTGTCAACCATCCCAATTACTTGATTGTGATAGCCGAGGTGATCGCGCTGCCGATGGCGCTCGGCCACCCCTTGATCGCAATTGCCTTTACCGTACTTAATGCGGCAGTGCTTTGGGTTCGCATTCGCGCCGAGACGCTGGCGTTGGCCGAAGCGGAAATGCACCGATGA
- a CDS encoding type III polyketide synthase, whose protein sequence is MVDIALIGLGTALPQHRLLQSDAFTLARDIFENRFPDFDRFSPVFANAGIDSRPIAMPLDWYLESHGWDERNAAYVNVASQLFAQAASNALAAADITAADVDAIITVSSTGISTPTLEAQVAVELGFRPDVLRIPVFGLGCAGGLSGLSLGVQLARANPGGCILVVAVELCTLSFRKDTLTKANIVATALFSDGAAAAVLTEARPDDRHIVGSGCHYTWPETLHIMGWDVTSEGLEVVFDRDIPSFVRNQFSYVLHNSLDRLSLTRQDIARFGFHPGGMKVLKALEAALSIEPGSLDLERDVLRDHGNMSAPTVLFVLDRLLAKPSSAGLNLMSALGPGFSAVTVPVTVRS, encoded by the coding sequence ATGGTTGATATTGCCCTGATAGGGCTTGGCACGGCCCTGCCCCAGCACCGGCTGTTGCAATCCGACGCCTTCACTCTGGCGCGCGACATTTTTGAAAACCGATTCCCAGACTTCGATCGTTTTTCACCGGTGTTTGCCAATGCGGGGATTGATAGCCGGCCGATCGCGATGCCGCTCGACTGGTATCTTGAATCGCATGGGTGGGATGAGCGGAATGCAGCCTACGTCAATGTTGCAAGCCAGCTTTTCGCTCAGGCTGCCAGCAACGCCTTGGCAGCCGCGGACATCACGGCTGCTGATGTTGATGCCATCATAACGGTGAGTTCGACAGGGATATCCACTCCGACACTGGAAGCACAGGTTGCTGTCGAACTCGGATTCAGGCCAGACGTCCTTCGAATACCCGTTTTCGGACTGGGGTGTGCAGGAGGCCTCAGCGGTTTGTCGCTAGGCGTTCAATTGGCTCGTGCCAATCCTGGTGGATGCATTCTGGTCGTTGCCGTAGAACTCTGCACACTGTCATTTCGCAAGGACACACTGACCAAGGCAAACATTGTTGCCACAGCCCTTTTCTCAGATGGCGCGGCCGCTGCAGTGCTCACTGAAGCGCGGCCGGATGACCGGCACATCGTGGGGTCAGGGTGTCATTACACATGGCCTGAGACGCTTCATATCATGGGCTGGGACGTCACTAGCGAAGGACTTGAAGTTGTGTTTGATCGCGACATTCCGTCGTTCGTACGGAATCAATTTTCCTACGTTTTGCATAACTCCCTGGATCGATTGTCTTTGACACGCCAGGACATTGCTCGCTTCGGCTTCCACCCTGGTGGGATGAAAGTGCTGAAGGCACTGGAGGCTGCGCTTAGCATCGAGCCGGGTTCGCTTGATCTTGAGCGCGACGTACTTCGCGACCATGGAAACATGTCCGCGCCGACTGTCTTGTTCGTCCTCGATCGCTTGTTGGCAAAACCTTCGAGTGCCGGCCTCAACCTGATGTCAGCACTGGGGCCTGGATTCAGCGCTGTTACCGTCCCCGTCACCGTCCGGTCCTGA